In Candidatus Saccharimonadales bacterium, the sequence GTAGGCGTATGCCCCCATCCAGAAAGCACCTCGATCATAACGGAAGAGATAGTCACGAATAGGGATCGATACACTTTCGATCGTCGTCGACTGTGCCATCTTGAGAGCATGCAGGTAGAACCATTGATCATGTGCTCTCGTGAAGCGCCGGACAGTCCTAGCCGGACTGCCCGCCAAGCTGCCAACCATAACTACACCCGAATCCTTGGCGAAGAGGATGCCATCAACAAAATCATGCTTCTCCTTACTGACCTTAAGCGTTACGCTGATCGCTTCGCCGAAGCTTTTGACCGGCAGATAGGTGAGCGTCACGTAGGGCTGAGCGGGTATCAGTTGAATTTCCGCAGCAGTGATCACGCCAATGGACCCGCAAGAACCTGCCGAACCCCAGAAAAGGTCTCTCTTTTCCTCCGGCGAGACCCTCACTATCTCGCCATTCGCCAGGATCATCTCGTACCAGTTAACTATCCGATTAAAACAGCCCCACTCAAATGAGCTGCTCTCTCCGGCTCCCCCCTGAATACCACCACCAACTGTAATGCCAGGAAACTCCATAACCACAGGAGGGATCATATCTTCTTGAAGGGTCGCCTCAACCAGTCTGTCCATTGAGACGTTTGCCTCAACAACGACTACCTGCCGCTTCTTGTTGATCGATAGAATATGATTAAGTTGGCTAACGTCTACGGTTGCCTGCTTGTCAAACCTGAGAGTCCGAGTCGTATTGGTTGATCCGTGATAGACACGAAATGGTACGTTCTGGTGGTGATACCGTCGGATGATAGAGGCTATCTTCCTGACACGGGCTGTATGCTCTCGGTTCATCTTTGATGGTAACTATAGCAGATGGCTAGCGACCAAGATGGTATGCTTGTAGGTAATTTATGATCCACTCCGCCCTGAACACCAATCTCTTTCTGACAATCAATCGTTTTGCCCAGCATACCCCAGCATGGCATAGTTTCTTTCTAGACGTTGCGAACGATGGTATCTATGTCTTTGCGCTGCTTCTCATCGCCGGTTGGCTTTATGCCAGACGAACAGGCTTGTCGAGGGTCGCCGCAGTAGTTTGGGCAGGGGGAGGAGCGCTTATCTCACTGGGCCTTAACCAGCCGATCGCTCATTTTTTCAATGAACCACGCCCCTACGACACACATCATCACATCCTAGTTCTGATCAAGAAGGCCAATGACGCCTCGTTCCCGAGCGACCATGGTGTCGTCGTTGGAGCTGTCACTCTAGGA encodes:
- a CDS encoding FAD-binding protein; this translates as MNREHTARVRKIASIIRRYHHQNVPFRVYHGSTNTTRTLRFDKQATVDVSQLNHILSINKKRQVVVVEANVSMDRLVEATLQEDMIPPVVMEFPGITVGGGIQGGAGESSSFEWGCFNRIVNWYEMILANGEIVRVSPEEKRDLFWGSAGSCGSIGVITAAEIQLIPAQPYVTLTYLPVKSFGEAISVTLKVSKEKHDFVDGILFAKDSGVVMVGSLAGSPARTVRRFTRAHDQWFYLHALKMAQSTTIESVSIPIRDYLFRYDRGAFWMGAYAYRRAGVPFNRASRYLLNPLMKTRKMYEALQASGVSQEYVVQDLAIPAETSVDFLRFVDKTFHAYPLWLCPLKVDRNSPLQANHLKTRGIINVGVWAPYRRPYEEFVAVNRKLEKAVRDHGGRKWLYAHAYYTEDEFWQIYDRGWYDKLRAKYHATSLPSLYDKTSRMRPERDVSFKRGVWKAITSKASLRPR
- a CDS encoding phosphatase PAP2 family protein; amino-acid sequence: MIHSALNTNLFLTINRFAQHTPAWHSFFLDVANDGIYVFALLLIAGWLYARRTGLSRVAAVVWAGGGALISLGLNQPIAHFFNEPRPYDTHHHILVLIKKANDASFPSDHGVVVGAVTLGLFLVNPILGYISLAMSLLLAFARVYVAAHYPLDLLAGFTLGAVVTFVGYRLTRKLLVKLFYILLTTPLWPLLGQHHREKK